A genomic stretch from Roseiconus lacunae includes:
- a CDS encoding citrate synthase, translated as MTASDKFQTQDVGTARLTYGDQEIELPLLEGSEGERAIDISALRKMTSLVTLDEGFVNTGSTRSAITFLDGEKGILRYRGYPIEELAAHCDFIEVAYLLIHGELPDSEQAAAFRSGIRHHTMIHEDMRSFYNGFPRDAHPMAILSSVVGALSTFYQDSMQVDDPEQVEISIFRLIAKLPTIAAYSYKKSIGQPFMYPNNDLDYCENFLHMMFATPAHEHMIDPDFAEALNLLLIVHADHEQNCSTSTVRMVGSSNANLFASISAGIGALWGPLHGGANEACVSMLEQIAADGGNVKKYVDMAKDKNNSFRLMGFGHRVYKNFDPRAKIIRACCDKLLSKLNIDDPLFDVAQELQEVALKDEYFVERKLYPNVDFYSGVIYRAMGIPVQMFTVLFAIGRLPGWIAHWRELHANPGKRIYRPRQIYTGDTERKVVPIEQR; from the coding sequence ATGACCGCCAGCGATAAATTCCAAACTCAAGACGTCGGAACCGCTCGATTGACGTATGGGGATCAGGAGATCGAGTTGCCGTTGCTCGAAGGTAGCGAAGGCGAACGCGCGATCGACATTTCGGCGCTGCGGAAAATGACCAGCTTGGTCACTTTGGATGAAGGCTTCGTCAACACCGGTAGCACTCGCAGTGCGATCACGTTTCTTGATGGCGAAAAAGGAATCCTGCGTTACCGCGGATACCCGATCGAAGAACTGGCGGCACACTGTGATTTCATCGAAGTCGCATACCTGTTGATCCACGGTGAGCTTCCCGATTCCGAGCAAGCGGCCGCGTTCCGCAGCGGCATTCGGCATCACACGATGATCCACGAAGACATGCGGTCGTTTTACAACGGCTTCCCACGTGATGCTCACCCGATGGCAATTCTGTCGAGCGTCGTCGGTGCCCTGTCGACGTTCTATCAAGACTCCATGCAAGTCGATGACCCAGAACAAGTCGAGATCTCGATTTTTCGGTTGATCGCCAAACTGCCGACCATCGCGGCATACAGCTACAAAAAATCGATCGGCCAGCCGTTCATGTATCCGAACAATGATTTGGATTACTGCGAAAACTTCCTGCACATGATGTTCGCGACGCCCGCGCACGAACACATGATTGACCCGGACTTCGCCGAAGCCTTGAACTTGTTGCTGATCGTCCACGCCGATCACGAACAGAACTGCAGCACGTCGACCGTCCGCATGGTCGGAAGTAGCAATGCGAATCTATTTGCGTCGATCTCCGCCGGAATCGGTGCCCTCTGGGGTCCGCTGCATGGCGGTGCCAACGAAGCCTGCGTGAGCATGCTGGAACAAATCGCCGCTGATGGCGGCAACGTGAAAAAGTATGTCGACATGGCCAAAGATAAAAACAACAGCTTCCGGCTGATGGGATTTGGTCACCGTGTCTACAAGAACTTTGACCCACGGGCAAAAATCATTCGCGCCTGCTGCGACAAATTGCTTTCGAAGCTCAATATCGACGACCCCTTGTTTGACGTCGCGCAGGAGCTTCAGGAAGTCGCACTTAAAGACGAGTACTTCGTCGAACGCAAGCTCTATCCTAACGTCGACTTTTACTCCGGCGTGATCTATCGCGCGATGGGAATCCCCGTGCAGATGTTTACGGTGCTGTTCGCGATCGGACGTTTACCCGGCTGGATCGCCCACTGGCGTGAATTGCACGCCAACCCCGGCAAGCGAATTTACCGCCCGCGTCAAATCTATACCGGCGACACCGAACGCAAAGTCGTTCCGATCGAACAACGCTAG
- a CDS encoding thioredoxin family protein: MTDLDLTTLFDQGLAYEAFLDQYANASQRERWDKVHANVSLDESQQSLLGSFVRSMKVFVSAGAWCGDCINQCPIFDHFGQRCDRIEVRYFDRDDHPDLADAIRTCGGRRVPSVLFVSEDNQVCGRYGDRTISTYRHLVATQLGPSCPTGFGDVNQTLLDDVTDDWLREFERIQWMLRLSPRLREKHGD; the protein is encoded by the coding sequence ATGACGGATCTCGACTTAACCACGTTGTTCGATCAGGGTCTCGCCTACGAGGCTTTCTTGGACCAATACGCCAACGCGTCGCAACGGGAACGCTGGGACAAAGTTCACGCCAACGTTTCGTTAGACGAATCGCAGCAAAGCCTGCTCGGCAGCTTTGTCCGCTCAATGAAAGTGTTCGTTTCGGCGGGAGCTTGGTGCGGGGACTGTATCAACCAATGCCCCATCTTCGACCATTTCGGCCAACGCTGTGATCGGATCGAAGTTCGTTACTTTGATCGGGATGATCACCCCGACCTCGCCGATGCGATTCGGACCTGTGGCGGACGTCGCGTCCCCTCGGTTCTGTTTGTCAGCGAAGACAATCAGGTGTGTGGTCGCTATGGCGATCGAACGATCTCGACCTATCGTCATCTGGTCGCGACACAGCTGGGCCCCAGTTGCCCGACCGGCTTCGGTGACGTCAATCAGACCTTGCTGGACGATGTAACCGACGACTGGCTTCGTGAGTTCGAACGGATCCAGTGGATGCTTCGCTTGTCGCCCCGACTGCGTGAAAAGCACGGCGACTGA